CTTCGGGATCTAGCCTAGCGCGGGCTGAAGCCCGCAACCCAAAGCTCGACAGGGGTATTCCGTCATGCCCGCAATCTTTAGAGCCTGCCCCCGCGAAGGCGTGGGGCGGGCATCCAGGGGCGGTGGGGCTCCGGATGGCTTCCCGCCTTCGCGGGAATGACGGAGGGAAATCTGCGCGCGACGCCAAGACTTTCGGCCATAGTAGTTCAGATCGCACAGGTGGAGCGACCGGAGCCTCTTATGAGCTTGTCGAGGGGGCGCGCTTGCGACTGTCAACTGGAGTGGACACTCGCTCCACGTGAGTGTCCACTCCAGTTGACAGTGACGCCTTGCCCCGCGTCAGAAAGTGACGCGCTGCCGGCGTTGGCGATCTGGTCCGGCCATTGCTCTCTACGCCTGCACCATGAAGCACGCGCGCGCCGGCGGAGGAGCTCCGAGGAGCTTCAGGGTGGAGGACGGCGCTCGGGCGACGGCGCAGCGCACAGGAGCAATTACGAGTCACGGACCAAGACCACGAGCAGGACGGAACCTCACTCCACTGGGCAAAGTTTCGGGGCGAGTGTCCAGTCGATTGCACACTACAGAGGTGCAGCAACTGAAGTCGGCGCAGCAAGCGCGATGGAGCGCGCTTCGCCCATAGACGACGCAATCCTTGCGATCGCACGGAGGGACCAATGACGACGCGATGGCAGCAGATGATTCAGAACGCGGTGCAGCCAGCCGGCAGAGCGATGACCGCTTTCGCCCCGAGAGCCTGGTGGGGCCTTCTTGTGGGCACGGCGCTCGCGGTCGCGAGCCATCCGACAGCAGGATTGGCGCAGGAGATCCTCGTTGCTGATGGGCTGACCAACTCTGTGCAGCGCTACGACGCGACTGCCGGAACCTTCCTCGGAACGTTCGCGTCGGGCGGGGGCCTAAGTGGTCCCTACGGGCTGGCCTTTGGCCCGGATGGAAATCTCTACGTCAGCAGCTTCTCCAGCAACCAAGTCCTCAAGTACAGCCGCTCCACGGGCGCGTTTCTCGGCGAGTTTGCGGCTGCCAACCGGCCGTTCTCCATCGCCTTCGGCTCCGACGGCGATCTCTACGTCCAATCCGACACCGGCGGCATCAGCCGCTTCGATGGGTCGACCGGCGCGGCGCTCGGAATCGCGATTGCGTCGCCGGGCCCGGCCAACGAAACGTTCTTCTCGATGGCCATTGGTCCCGGCGATGTCATGTATGTAGGCGGTCCAGTTAGCGGCGGCGGATCAGGGAGCATCTCCCGCTACGACTACCACACTGGCACGTTCCTCGGTGAGTTTGCGACCGGATTCGACGACGGTCCCCGCATGCCGATCTGGGATGTTAGCGGCGATCTCCTGTCGGCGGACATGAACGATGGCGTCGTGCGCAAGTTCAACGGGACCACCGGCGCGAGCTTGGGCGTGTTCGCCGATCCACCGAGCAACGGCAACGTCGCGATCGTCGAGGCGGCTGGTTACCTCTTCGTCAGCGGTGTGTGGACCCAGGCGATCTACCGCCACAACGCCACGACCGGCGCCCTGATCGATACGCCGATCACTGGTGTCGTCTCGTCAGCGATGCTGGCTCGGCCCGCGGCGGTGTGCGCAGACGGATACCTAGACACCGGCGAGCAGTGCGACGATGGCAATGCGGTCAGCGGCGATGGTTGCGATGCGACTTGTCAGTGGGAGCCGGGCTGCGCCGGCGGGATGAGCGGCACCTACAGCGGCGTGATTTACAGCCTCACCTTCCAGTGGAACGTCATCGACGACGGCTCGAACACGTTGCGCATCGGCTCGTTCGCACCTGGGGTCCCGTACAACAGCCCAGCGGGCGCAACGAGCTTTACGCTGACTCGCAGCGGTAACGCACTCAGTGGCAGCGGCTTCACCGGCACGATCGACTCGTGCGGCCAAATGACCCTGACCGACGGCTTCTCACCGTTCACGATGACGCGCACGAGTACCAGCACGTGCGGCAACGGGACCCAGGAAGCCGGCGAGTACTGCGACGACGGCAACTTCGCGATCAACGATGCCTGCGACATTAGCTGCCTCGCGCCCTTCTGCGGCAACGCGTCGCAGGAACCGGGCGAGGAATGCGACGACGCCAACGCCTTCAACAACGATGCGTGCAAAACGAATTGTACGCTGAACATCTGCGGTGACGGCGTGCGTAATGAAGAACTCGCGCCGGGCTACGAGATCTGCGACGACGGCAATGTCGTCGACGGCGATAGCTGTGACTCGAACTGTTCACCGACCGGGTGCGGTAATGGGATCGTCACGGCAGGCGAGACCTGCGACGACGGCGATTGGGACTATCCGACCCTCCAAAACGGCGACGGCTGCTCGACGACCTGCACGGTCGAGCCGGGATGGAACTGCTCTGGCACTCCCTCGACGTGCACGCCGCCGCCGCATACCTGGACGGTCGATAGCACGACCGATGAGCCGGATGCCACGGCGGGCAACGGAATCTGCGCCAGCACGCCGAGCGGCAGCTGTACGCTGCGTGCAGCCATCGACGAGGCCGTCGCGCGTAATGCCGGGGACACCGTGTCGGTGCCGGGCGGCACGTACACCCTGACGCAAGGCGCGCTCTGGATCGATGGGGCAACGGCCGGCCTGACCATTGCCGGCGGCGGTTCCGATGTCACGGCCATCGAGGGCGATGTCTTCAACGAAGTCGTTCACATTGGGCACAACAGCGATGTCACGATTGAGGACGTTCTGGTCATCAACGGCGGTAGCAGCGGCATCGTGATCGAGTCGGATGCCGCGCTTCAGCTGCGGCGCAGTCGCGTCATCGGGAACCAGGGCGGTGGCATATTCAATGAAGGCGCCCTGCTGGTGGACGAGTGTGAGATCGCCGGCAACATCTCTCAACAAGATGGCGGCGGCATCAGCAACTATGACGCCGGCTACGCCGCGATTTCACGCAGCGAAATCCGCAACAACAGAGCTGCCAACGGCGGTGGCATCTACAATGGCCCTGGGCCTGCCGCCTCGATGGTGCTGCTCGATTCGATGCTGAGGCAAAACCAGGCCGAGAATGAAGGCGGCGGGCTGTACAGCGACGGGACCCTCACGGTCGCCGGCTGCGCCGTCGTCGAGAACTACACCGAGGGCTCGGGCGGCGGGCTGCGGCTGGTGGAAACGGCCGACATCACCAACACCACCATCCACGCCAACTGGGCCACGTTTGGCGGCGGCGTCAGTGCCGATTCCCCCGCGGCGCCGGGTTCACTGCTGCTCGCCAATGCGACCATCACCGACAACGCCGCAAACGACGGCGCGGGTATCGGCCTGGGGGGCGGCATTGAGGCCGCCTTTGCGGACGAGTTGGTTGTCCGCAACAGCATCATTGCCGGCAACTCGAGCGCTTCGGCCGGCCCCGATTGCTCCGGGCAACTCGTCTCCGAAGGCTACAACCTGATCGGCAATACGAGCGGCTGTACCTTCAGCGGCGACATCACGGGTCACCTCACCGGCGTGCCGGCTAATCTTGCCTCGGCCGGCAATCACGGCGGCCCGACCTGGACGCGCGCGCTGCTGCCCGGCAGCCCGGCAATCGACGCCGGCAACGACCTGACCTGCGAGGCCGTCGACCAGCGGGGCATCACGCGCCCCCAGGGCTCCCACTGCGACATCGGGGCCTTCGAATTCACCGGCTGCGGCGACGGCGTCATCGCCGGCGGCGAGGAATGCGACGACGGCGACCCGTGGAGCACCAACGGCTGCTCCGCCTTGTGTACCATCGAGCCCGGCTGGCAGTGCAGCGGCGAGCCGTCGAACTGCTCGCTCATCCCGGTCACATGGACGGTCGATAGCACGCTGGACGAAGACGGCGACCCGACCGGTACCTGCACCAGCGACACCAGCGGTGTCTGCACCCTGCGCGTGGCGATCAAAGAAGCCCAAATGCGCGACGCCGGCGACACGATCGCCGTGCCGGCGGGAACATATGCGCTGGCCAACGATCCGCTCTGGATCAGCAACTACAACGGCTTCACCATCGAGGGAGCCGACGCCAACACCACGATCATCGAGGGCGCTCCATTCGAAAGCGTGGTCATCGTCGATCTCGACAGCCACGTGACCATTCGCGGCGTGACCATCCGCAACGGCGCCAATTCCGGCGTCGACAACTGGGGCGGGTTCGTGACCTTGGAGGATTGTATCGTCACTGCCAACGCCGATGCCGGCATCCGCAACACCGGGACGACGTCGGTGACGAACTGTACGATCAGCGCCAACGGCGACGCCGGGATCTGGAACCGAGACAACGGCGACCTTTGGGTCGAGAACAGCACCGTCATCGGCAATACCGGCATCATGGACGGCGGCGGCATTCGGAACGAGGCCAGCGCTACTGTCCTCAACTCGGTCATCACCGGCAACCATGCCGACGGCGATGGCGGCGGCATCTTCAATGGGATGGGAAACAGTCCTGACTTCACGCTTGTCAACTCCACCGTCTCCGACAACGACGCCAGCGCCGGTGCCGGCATCCACAGCCGCTCCGGAACGCTCGAAGTGGAGAGCTGTACTGTCACCGGCAATCAGGCGTTGTCGGACGGCGGCGGCTTGTTCATCGAGGGGGCCGCCAGCGTCGTCAACAGCACGATCAGCGGCAATCAGGCGGCGTACGGCGGCGGCATCCTGTCAGGAATGGCAGATGCCCCCGGCTCGTTGTTACTCAACAACGTCACCATCGCCGACAACGTTGGCGACGATAACGGCTCAGGCGTGGGTGGCGGATTGAGTTCGGGGGCGGATCCCGATCAACTCACCATCCGCAACTCCATCATCGCCGGCAACTCGGCGGCGCAACTCGGTCCGGATTGCGAAGGCCAGTTCGTCTCCGAAGGCTACAACCTGATCGGCGATTCGGCCGATTGCACGTTCAGTGGCGATACGACCGGCCACATCACCGGCGTGTCGCCCAACCTCGGCCCGCTACAAGACAACGGTGGGCCGACGTTCACGCACGCGTTGCTCGCCGGCAGCCCGGCGCGCGACGCCGGCGACGATCTCTCCTGCGAGTTCACCGACCAACGCGGGATCAACCGCCCGCAAGGCGCGGCCTGCGACATCGGCGCCTTCGAGGCCGAGCAGGAATGCGGCAACACCAGCATCGAACCAGGCGAGGCCTGCGACGACGGCAATACCGTTGGCGGTGACGGCTGCTCGGCGGCCTGCCAGCTCGAAGCGACGCCCACGCCGACGCTAACTCCAACGGCAACTCCGACGCACACGCCGACGCCCACACCGACAGGCAGCTGCGCCGGATCGCTCACCGGCACGTGGAGCGCCGCGCCGGGTCCGCTCACTGTGATCGATCAGGGTACTACCGTGTACGTCGTAGTTGGTCCCGGCTACGCGATTCCACCGTCGCCGTTCGGCCACTATGCGATTGCCTACACTCGCAGTGGCGCCGCCCTCACTGCTCCCGGGCAACCGTCGGCCACCATCGACTCGTGCACTCAAATCACGCTCACATTGGCGCCGGGTCAGTTCCTCGTTTTCACGCGCACTTCGACGCAAGCGTGCGGCGACGGAACACCCGACGCCGGCGAACAGTGCGACGACGGCAACGTCGCCAACGGCGATGGCTGCTCGATCGTGTGCACCACGCCGGCCTGCGGTGACGGCTGGTCGGATCCCGGCGAGACCTGTGACGACGGCAACAGCAACCCCAACGACGCCTGCAAGAACGACTGCACCAACAACGTCTGCGGCGACGGCGTGCGGCGGACGGGCGTCGAACGCTGCGACTACGGCAATCCCGCCGAGGCGGCCGCCGGCTGCACGCCCAGTTGCCAATGGACGCCGAAGACGTTCACGGTCGACAGCACCGCCGATGAATTCGATGCCTCGATCGGCGACGGCATCTGCGCCGCGGCCGGAGGCGGGTGTACCCTGCGTGCGGCCATCGACGAAGCCAACACGCGCGGCGCCGGCGACACGATTGTGCTGCCCGCCGGCACCTTCGCGCTCAGCAACGGCCGATTAGCGATCTACACCGACCTGACGCTGGTTGGCGCGGCTCGCGACACCACGGTGATCGACGGCAACTTCCTCGATCGCGTGCTCGACGTCGGCAGCACCACCACCATCAGCGACCTCACCATTACCAACGGCCTAATGGGCGGTGACTGCGGCGGCGGCATCTGGAACGAGGCCGATCTCACGCTCAACAACGTGCGCGTCGCCGGCAACGCCGCCAACGACGGCGGCGGCATCTGCGGTCCCGGCGCGCTGACGCTGAGCGCATCGCTTGTCGAAACCAACCAGGCAGTGGCGAACGGGGGCGGGATTCACACCATCGGCGGCACGCTGATGCTCAGCGACAGCACCATTCGCAATAACCTCGCCGGGGAGGCCGGAGGCGGCGTGTACGCCGAAGCGGCCACGGTCACGATCTCCCAGTGCGAGGTCAGCGGTAACACCGCCGACACCGGCGGCGGCATCTTCAGTTCCGGCGATCTGCAGATCAGCGACACCGCCGTGCGTGCCAACCAGGCGACCACCTTTGGCGGCGGTGTGGGCAACGTCGGCGTCGCTACGATCGAGCGCGTCGAAGTCAGCAGCAACTCCGCCGGCGTGGCCTCGGGTGGCGTCGGCAACGCGAGTACCGACCAGCCGGCCACACTCACGATCATCAACAGCACGATCAGCGGCAACACCGCCGACGGCGCCGGCGGCGTCGGCAACTCTCGCATCCCAAGCAACGGTCCGTATGCGAATGACGTGATCCTGCACAACGTCACCATCACCAACAACTCCGCCGGGGCCGCCGGGGCCGGTGGACTCGGGACCCTGTACGGCACCGTCACGATCGGCAACAGCATCATTGCCGGCAACACCGTCAGCGGAACGATCGCACCCGACTGCGGTGGCGTGCTGACCTCGGAGGGCCACAACCTCATCCAGAACACGCTCTACTGCACCATTACCGGCAACACGACGGGCAACATCATTGGCGTCAATCCGCTCCTCGGCCCGTTGCAGGACAACGGCGGGCCGACCCAGACGCACGCGCTGCTCGCCGGCTGCCCGGCGTTCGATGCGGGAAGCTGCACCGAGGCAGTCGATCAACGCAGCATAGATCGGCCACAGGGCGCCGCGTGCGACATCGGCGCCTTCGAGGTCGACGCGGTCTGCGGCAACGGCAACCCCGAACCGGGCGAAGATTGCGACGACGGCAACAGCAACGAGTTCGACGGCTGCACTTCGCAGTGCGCCTTCGGCGGCACGACCTTCACGGTCGACACCACCGCCGACGGCGCGGACGTCGCGCCGGGCGACGGGTTGTGCGCGACCAGCGGCGGCGCCTGCACGTTGCGCGCGGCGATTCAGGAAGCGGAAGCGCGGGCCGTCGGCGACGCCATCAGTCTCCCTGCCGGCACCTACGTGCTTGTCCAGGGCTTCCTCGACCTAGGCGCCACTTCGACCAACCAGCCGCTCCTCATCATGGGAGCTGGCGCCGGCCTCACGATTCTCGACGGTGGCGGCCTCGACTCGGTTATCGTGGTGCGAGGTGCCACCACCGCTACCGTGCGTGGCATCACCGTTCAGAACGGCATGCCCGGCGGCATCGAAAACAGCGGAACACTAACGATCGAGGATTGCACCATCACCGGCAACCACGGCGCTGCGGGCGGCGGCATTCTAAACTGGGGTACGCTGACGGTGCGGCGGTGCGTCATCAGCGGCAACGCCTCGGAGGGTGACGGCGGGGGCATCGGAAACGATGGCGCCGCGGACATCGCGATCGAGGAATCGACCATCGCCGGCAACACAGCAATCGGCGGTGGGGGGGGCGGCCTCTCGCATATCGGCTACGGCACCCTAACCGTGCAGCACACCACCATCAGCGGAAACACCGCGAACAACGGCGGCGGAGTCTTCACGTACGCAGCCGCGACCTTCGGCAACGTGACCATCAGCGGGAATCAGGCGCAGGGTTTCGGTGGTGGCCTCTACGCCACCCCCGGGGTGTTCGCTGGCGTCACCCTCAACAACTGCACCGTCACCAACAATCGCGCCGACAGCGACAACAACGCTAACGGTGAAGGCGGCGGCTTGTTTACGATGGTGGCCAACGAGCTCGGCGTCAGCAATTCTATCGTTGCCGGCAACAACGGCCCGATCGGTCCTGATTGCTCCGTAGGCTTCCTCTCCGGCGGGCGCAACCTGATCGGCAACGCGAGCGACTGCGCGATCAGCGTCTACGGCGGCGGCCCCGACCTGCTGAACGTCGATCCCAAGCTGGGGTCGCTGCAAGACAACGGCGGACTCACCTTCACCCACGCCCTCCTGAGCGGCAGCCCGGCGATTCAGGGCGGGGCGCGCTTCACCGATCCCATCGTCAATCCCTGCGAGGCCACCGACCAGCGCGGCTTGAGCCGCCCGCAAGGCCCGTTCTGCGACATCGGCGCGTTCGAGGCCACACAGTATTGTGGCAACGGGGCGCTCGAATCCGGCGAGCAGTGCGATGACGGCGACCAGATCGCCGGCAATGGTTGCGAGACCGATTGCACGCGCACGCCGATCGAAAACGTGCCGGTGAGTGCGGGCGGCACGGTCACCAGCGACGTGGCCGGTACCGGCGCCACGCCGGAGTTCCCCGGCCAGCTCGCGATCACGTCGCCGGTGGCGGGTACGATCTCGATGAGCACGCCCGCGGCCGGCGATCCGAACACGTCGAGCTTCGCCGTGCTCGGCCAACCGCTCGATCTGACAGCACCAACCGCAAGCGCGGCGAACCCGCTGGTGCTCGTCTTTACTCTTGATGCGTCGGTGCTGCCGTCAGGGGTCGATCCGCTCACCATCGCGCTCTTCCGCAACGGCGCCATCGTGCCCGACTGCACCGGCGCGGCGGGCGAGGCCTCGCCTGATCCCTGCGTCGACGACCGCACGCTGCTCGGCAGCGGCGACCTGCAGATCACCGCGCTCAGCTCCGCCGCCAGCGAGTGGGACATGCGGGTCGTCGCGCGTGATTCGGTGACGCTGCCGTTGCGTCCGCTGAGCGTCACCTTCGGCGCATTGGCGAGCAGCCCGACGATGGTGACCAAGACGGTCCGCGTCACCGTGCGCAACGCCTCGGCGGCGTCGCAAGACGTCCGCCTCGTCGCCAATCGCGGCGACTGCCCGGCGGGCATCATCACCGGCTTGCCCAACTTCGCCGCCACCGGTGCCCCGGTACAAGACAACGTGCTGCTCGCCGGCGGGCGGAGCAAGGCCGCGGTTGTGAAGCTCTCGCTCAATCGGGACGCCTTCCTCGGCTTCAACAAGAAGACGCCGAAGCGCTGCACGATGACGTTCACCAGCCAGACACTCTTCCCCGGCGGCAGCGTCGATCCGACGCCGGGGAACAACGTGGCGATTCTGGAGCTCAACGTCATCGACGCCAGCGACACGCAACAGACCACCACGCACGAGAGCTACGTGACAAGTCTAGCACCCTTGTCGCTCATCATCGGCGACGGCAAGACCAGCACCAAGCGCAACGTGCGGGTGACCATCGGCAACGGCGATGTAGCTGAAACCAGCACCGACCTGCTCACCCTCAGCGCCAGCGACGGCGACTGTCCCGCCGGCTCGGTCGGTTTCAGCGACTTTGCCCTCGCACCCGGGCCGCAGACCGGCGCTCGGGTCAAGGGCGGCATGAGCAAAGGCGGTCCGCTTCCGATCACCGTCTACGCCGGCAGGTTCGCCACGCCTAACGGCAAATCGCCGGCCCGCTGCACCGCGTTGATCACCGTGACCGGCCCCGGCGGCAGCGGCGACCCAACCAACGACACCACCAGGCTGGTCATCGATGTCGTCGATTTCAACGACTACTGAGATCACAGCACCGACCGAGGAGGGAAGCACCATGGTCAGGCACGGAATTCAGCGAACGATTACCGTCGCGGGCGGATTGCTGCTCTTGCTATTCGCCAGCCGACCAGCGGCTGGACTGGTGGTGTACTCGAACGACTTCGAGGGCACGGTCGGCCCGGAGTGGTCGAATACCACCACGGAAGCCACGCCGATCGGCGCCCGGCGTTTCCTGGGGCAGTTCGCCAACGAAACCGAGACGCTGACGCTCACGGGTCTCGCGGCGCATTCCGCCGCCACCGTGTCCTTCGACCTCTTCGTGATCGGCTCGTGGGATGGAAATGGGACCGTGTGCTGCGGCCCCGACCTCTTCGATCTGGATGTGGCGGGCGGCTCGTCGCTCATTCACACCACCTTCAGCAACGGCCCCAGCAACCCGAACTCGATCCAGGCGTACCCCGAATCGTATCCGAACGGGGCGTTTCCTAGCGAAACGGCAGCCGCCGAGATCGACACCTTGGGTTTTACCGGGATCGGCTTCGGCGAAGCCGTCTACCGCATCACCGCATCCTTTTCCCATTCCGGCTCGACGTTGGCCCTCAACTTCTCGGGTAACACGCAAGAGACCTTCGATGAAGCCTGGGGCATCGACAATATCTCGGTCGAGATCAGTGTCTGTGGCAACGGCAGCGTCGAGCTGGGTGAACAGTGTGACGACAACAACCAAGCCGGCAGTGACGGCTGCAGCGCCGGCTGCCGCGTCGAGGCCTGTTACACGTGCGGCGGCCAACCTTCGACCTGCACCCCGCAACCAGCCACGAGCGCGTGCGATGACGGCAACGTCTGCACCAGCGACCAGTGCGACGGTGCAGGCCGCTGCCTGAGCACCAACAACGCCGCCGCTTGTGACGACGAGGTCTTCTGCAACGGGGCCGACACCTGCGGTGGCGGCGCTTGCAGCGTGCACGCCGGCGATCCCTGCCTCGGCGGCGCGGTCTGCAACGACACTTGCAACGAGACCACCGACAATTGCTTCTTGCCGTTCGGCACCAGTTGCACCGGCGATTCCGACCCGCGCACGCGCGATCAGTGCGATGGCCGCGGCGCGTGCACGCATACCACTACCGGCGAAGTGATCGGCATGGTGGTGCACGAAGTGCGCGGCGCGATCACCGTGTTCAACGCCGATACCAACTCCGCGCGGGGCACGGCGGCGCCGCCCAATATCTCCGAGGGCGACGTGCTGGACTGTGCAGTGAGCAACGACGGTTCGCGCGGCTACGTCAGCGATTTCAGCGGCAGGATTTGGATCGTCGATACCGCCACTGCCTCGGTGCAGCCGAGTCCGATTACGGTCTCGACCGCCCCCGAGGACCTCGCGCTGACCCCAGACGGGCGCTTCTTGCTGGCCTGCGATGGCAGCGGCTTGTCCACGAATCCGCTCTCGGTAGTCGATCTGACAACCGGCACCGAGATCGGCACCTTTGCGCTCGGCGCCAGCTGTACCGCTGTGGATGTCTGCAGCGACGGCTCGGTATTGGTCGCGGAGTTCGACACTGGGCGGGTTCGCCGTCTCCGCATCAACGGCGGCGGGGTGATTACCGACACCCACGACGTGCTCACGATCACTGCGCCGTTTAACGTTGCGTGCGCTCCCGACGCCAAGTCGGGGGTGGTCATGGGCGTCAACGAGCTGCGGTCATTCCGGCTACCCGGCCTCGCCGCCGTCGACCAGCGGGTCCTAGGCGCCAACGAAGGCGTCACCGCGCTGATCGACGACGCCGGCAGCTCGGTGTTCGCGCGCAGCAACAATGCCGGCATCATTCAGAAGTTCGGGTACACCTCGGCCAGCGGCGCCCTGAGTGCGGCGGCTCTGCGCGCGGATAGCGCCGCCAACGCGTTGCTTTACTTCGGCGTCGATCAGATGGCGCTGCATCCGTTCGCGCCGCAACTGTACGTGTCCGACAAAGACGCCGATGTGGTCCGCGTTTTGGACACCAATGGCGGGCAGCTCGCCGTGATCGATGATCCGGCTGCTGTCACCACCGATCCGGTCGGCGTCTGTCTCGCCTCGCTCGCCACCTGCGGTGACGGGGTGATCGGCCGCGGCGAGCAATGCGACGACGGCAATGCCGCCGGCAACGACGGCTGCACTGCCTGCCGCATCGACCAATGCCACACCTGCAGCGGCGTTCCCTCCGTGTGCAGCGTGGCGGCCGCCGGAACTCAGTGTGATGACGGCAATCGTTGCACTGACGACCAGTGCAATGCCACCGGCCAGTGCCTGAGCAGCAACAACGCCGCCACTTGCGACGACGGCCTGTTCTGCAACGGCGCCGATGTCTGCAGCGGCGGCCAGTGTACCCACCTGGGCGACCCGTGCAGCGGGGGCGCCGAGTGCAACAATGTCTGCGACGAAACCTACGACAACTGCGTGACAAACTACGGCGCACCCTGTGGCAGTGACGGCAATCTATGTACCGACGACGTCTGCGACGGGTTGGGTAGCTGCATAGCGGTGAACAACACCGCGCCATGCTCCGACGGGCTCTTCTGCAACGGTACGGACACCTGCCGCAACGGCACGTGCGCCCAGCACGCCGGCAATCCCTGCCGCAACGGTCCGGCCTGCAACGACACCTGCAACGAATCCTCGGACAACTGCCTCAACCCGGTGGGCGCGCTATGCCCGGACGACGCCAACCCGTGCACGGCCGACCGCTGTGACGGTGCCGGCGCTTGTGTTCACCCGGCGGGTAACCTCGGAACAACCTGCCGTTCGGCCGCGAGTCCCTGCGATGTGGCCGAGACCTGCGACGGTCTCAGCGCCGCCTGCCCGGTAGACCGTCTCCAGCTCGCCGGTGTTTCATGCCCGAGCGACGGCAATGCCTGCACCACCAACGACAGCTGCGACGGCAACGGCGCCTGCACCGGCGGCCCGCCGTTGGTGTGCGACGACACCAACCTCTGCACCACCGACACCTGCGCGCCCGCCAGCGGCTGCGTCTTCACCCCGGTGAATTGCGCCGACAACGACGCCTGCACCGACGACAGCTGTGCGCCGAGTACGGGCAGCTGCTTGCACGCGCCGGTGCCCGACGGCAACCCGTGTGTCGGGAGCAACAACAACACCTGCCTCAACAGCTGCCAGGCCGGCACCTGCACGTCCGACCTGAGACCGAACTGTTGTGGCAACGGCCT
This genomic window from Deltaproteobacteria bacterium contains:
- a CDS encoding right-handed parallel beta-helix repeat-containing protein; protein product: MTTRWQQMIQNAVQPAGRAMTAFAPRAWWGLLVGTALAVASHPTAGLAQEILVADGLTNSVQRYDATAGTFLGTFASGGGLSGPYGLAFGPDGNLYVSSFSSNQVLKYSRSTGAFLGEFAAANRPFSIAFGSDGDLYVQSDTGGISRFDGSTGAALGIAIASPGPANETFFSMAIGPGDVMYVGGPVSGGGSGSISRYDYHTGTFLGEFATGFDDGPRMPIWDVSGDLLSADMNDGVVRKFNGTTGASLGVFADPPSNGNVAIVEAAGYLFVSGVWTQAIYRHNATTGALIDTPITGVVSSAMLARPAAVCADGYLDTGEQCDDGNAVSGDGCDATCQWEPGCAGGMSGTYSGVIYSLTFQWNVIDDGSNTLRIGSFAPGVPYNSPAGATSFTLTRSGNALSGSGFTGTIDSCGQMTLTDGFSPFTMTRTSTSTCGNGTQEAGEYCDDGNFAINDACDISCLAPFCGNASQEPGEECDDANAFNNDACKTNCTLNICGDGVRNEELAPGYEICDDGNVVDGDSCDSNCSPTGCGNGIVTAGETCDDGDWDYPTLQNGDGCSTTCTVEPGWNCSGTPSTCTPPPHTWTVDSTTDEPDATAGNGICASTPSGSCTLRAAIDEAVARNAGDTVSVPGGTYTLTQGALWIDGATAGLTIAGGGSDVTAIEGDVFNEVVHIGHNSDVTIEDVLVINGGSSGIVIESDAALQLRRSRVIGNQGGGIFNEGALLVDECEIAGNISQQDGGGISNYDAGYAAISRSEIRNNRAANGGGIYNGPGPAASMVLLDSMLRQNQAENEGGGLYSDGTLTVAGCAVVENYTEGSGGGLRLVETADITNTTIHANWATFGGGVSADSPAAPGSLLLANATITDNAANDGAGIGLGGGIEAAFADELVVRNSIIAGNSSASAGPDCSGQLVSEGYNLIGNTSGCTFSGDITGHLTGVPANLASAGNHGGPTWTRALLPGSPAIDAGNDLTCEAVDQRGITRPQGSHCDIGAFEFTGCGDGVIAGGEECDDGDPWSTNGCSALCTIEPGWQCSGEPSNCSLIPVTWTVDSTLDEDGDPTGTCTSDTSGVCTLRVAIKEAQMRDAGDTIAVPAGTYALANDPLWISNYNGFTIEGADANTTIIEGAPFESVVIVDLDSHVTIRGVTIRNGANSGVDNWGGFVTLEDCIVTANADAGIRNTGTTSVTNCTISANGDAGIWNRDNGDLWVENSTVIGNTGIMDGGGIRNEASATVLNSVITGNHADGDGGGIFNGMGNSPDFTLVNSTVSDNDASAGAGIHSRSGTLEVESCTVTGNQALSDGGGLFIEGAASVVNSTISGNQAAYGGGILSGMADAPGSLLLNNVTIADNVGDDNGSGVGGGLSSGADPDQLTIRNSIIAGNSAAQLGPDCEGQFVSEGYNLIGDSADCTFSGDTTGHITGVSPNLGPLQDNGGPTFTHALLAGSPARDAGDDLSCEFTDQRGINRPQGAACDIGAFEAEQECGNTSIEPGEACDDGNTVGGDGCSAACQLEATPTPTLTPTATPTHTPTPTPTGSCAGSLTGTWSAAPGPLTVIDQGTTVYVVVGPGYAIPPSPFGHYAIAYTRSGAALTAPGQPSATIDSCTQITLTLAPGQFLVFTRTSTQACGDGTPDAGEQCDDGNVANGDGCSIVCTTPACGDGWSDPGETCDDGNSNPNDACKNDCTNNVCGDGVRRTGVERCDYGNPAEAAAGCTPSCQWTPKTFTVDSTADEFDASIGDGICAAAGGGCTLRAAIDEANTRGAGDTIVLPAGTFALSNGRLAIYTDLTLVGAARDTTVIDGNFLDRVLDVGSTTTISDLTITNGLMGGDCGGGIWNEADLTLNNVRVAGNAANDGGGICGPGALTLSASLVETNQAVANGGGIHTIGGTLMLSDSTIRNNLAGEAGGGVYAEAATVTISQCEVSGNTADTGGGIFSSGDLQISDTAVRANQATTFGGGVGNVGVATIERVEVSSNSAGVASGGVGNASTDQPATLTIINSTISGNTADGAGGVGNSRIPSNGPYANDVILHNVTITNNSAGAAGAGGLGTLYGTVTIGNSIIAGNTVSGTIAPDCGGVLTSEGHNLIQNTLYCTITGNTTGNIIGVNPLLGPLQDNGGPTQTHALLAGCPAFDAGSCTEAVDQRSIDRPQGAACDIGAFEVDAVCGNGNPEPGEDCDDGNSNEFDGCTSQCAFGGTTFTVDTTADGADVAPGDGLCATSGGACTLRAAIQEAEARAVGDAISLPAGTYVLVQGFLDLGATSTNQPLLIMGAGAGLTILDGGGLDSVIVVRGATTATVRGITVQNGMPGGIENSGTLTIEDCTITGNHGAAGGGILNWGTLTVRRCVISGNASEGDGGGIGNDGAADIAIEESTIAGNTAIGGGGGGLSHIGYGTLTVQHTTISGNTANNGGGVFTYAAATFGNVTISGNQAQGFGGGLYATPGVFAGVTLNNCTVTNNRADSDNNANGEGGGLFTMVANELGVSNSIVAGNNGPIGPDCSVGFLSGGRNLIGNASDCAISVYGGGPDLLNVDPKLGSLQDNGGLTFTHALLSGSPAIQGGARFTDPIVNPCEATDQRGLSRPQGPFCDIGAFEATQYCGNGALESGEQCDDGDQIAGNGCETDCTRTPIENVPVSAGGTVTSDVAGTGATPEFPGQLAITSPVAGTISMSTPAAGDPNTSSFAVLGQPLDLTAPTASAANPLVLVFTLDASVLPSGVDPLTIALFRNGAIVPDCTGAAGEASPDPCVDDRTLLGSGDLQITALSSAASEWDMRVVARDSVTLPLRPLSVTFGALASSPTMVTKTVRVTVRNASAASQDVRLVANRGDCPAGIITGLPNFAATGAPVQDNVLLAGGRSKAAVVKLSLNRDAFLGFNKKTPKRCTMTFTSQTLFPGGSVDPTPGNNVAILELNVIDASDTQQTTTHESYVTSLAPLSLIIGDGKTSTKRNVRVTIGNGDVAETSTDLLTLSASDGDCPAGSVGFSDFALAPGPQTGARVKGGMSKGGPLPITVYAGRFATPNGKSPARCTALITVTGPGGSGDPTNDTTRLVIDVVDFNDY